From Elaeis guineensis isolate ETL-2024a chromosome 16, EG11, whole genome shotgun sequence, a single genomic window includes:
- the LOC105058867 gene encoding NAC domain-containing protein 45-like yields MAPVGLPPGFRFHPTDEELVNYFLKRKIHGLKIELDIIPEVDLYKCEPWELADKSFLPSRDPEWYFFGPRDRKYPNGFRTNRATRAGYWKSTGKDRRVVCQNRAIGMKKTLVYYRGRAPQGIRTDWVMHEYRLDDKECEDTMGIQDSYALCRVFKKNVVCTEIELRGQYSLMVMEGTQGVITSESETMSPDVPVGSSSCFDEDDKDDAWMQFISDDAWCSNVSSNAVVKDPSYMDFAN; encoded by the exons ATGGCTCCGGTGGGTCTGCCACCGGGCTTTAGATTCCACCCCACCGATGAGGAGCTCGTAAACTACTTCCTTAAAAGAAAGATCCATGGCCTTAAGATCGAGCTCGATATAATCCCAGAAGTAGACCTCTACAAATGTGAACCATGGGAATTGGCAG ATAAATCATTCTTGCCAAGTAGGGACCCTGAGTGGTATTTTTTTGGTCCTCGGGATCGGAAGTATCCGAATGGATTCCGAACAAACCGTGCAACCAGAGCAGGATACTGGAAGTCCACAGGGAAAGACCGTCGAGTTGTTTGTCAGAATCGTGCTATTGGTATGAAGAAGACATTGGTGTATTATAGAGGTAGAGCTCCACAAGGAATCAGGACAGATTGGGTGATGCACGAGTATCGCCTCGACGACAAGGAGTGTGAGGATACAATGGGAATTCAG GACTCATATGCGCTGTGTCGAGTTTTCAAGAAAAATGTCGTGTGCACAGAAATAGAATTGCGAGGACAATATAGCTTAATGGTAATGGAGGGCACCCAAGGAGTGATCACCAGCGAATCAGAGACTATGTCACCAGATGTGCCTGTGGGATCATCATCATGCTTCGACGAGGACGACAAGGATGATGCATGGATGCAATTTATCTCTGATGATGCATGGTGCTCTAACGTATCAAGCAATGCGGTTGTCAAGGACCCTTCATACATGGATTTTGCTAATTGA
- the LOC105058868 gene encoding LOW QUALITY PROTEIN: NAC domain-containing protein 54 (The sequence of the model RefSeq protein was modified relative to this genomic sequence to represent the inferred CDS: inserted 1 base in 1 codon): MAPVSLPPGFRFHPTDEELVNYYLKRKIHGLKIELDIIPEVELYKCEPWELAEKSFLPSRDPEWYFFGPRDRKYPNGFRTNRATRAGYWKSTGKDRRVCHQNRAIGMKKTLVYYKGRAPQGIRTDWVMHEYRLDDKECEDTMGIQDSYALCRVFKKNVVCTEVEXAGQCSLALVEGSQGALAEYETMSPDVPVGSSCCLDEDEKDDTWMQFIADDAWCINVSSNEGGQDPSCVAIANL, translated from the exons ATGGCTCCCGTCAGTCTGCCGCCTGGCTTTAGGTTCCACCCGACCGATGAGGAGCTGGTTAATTACTACCTCAAGAGGAAGATTCATGGACTCAAGATTGAACTTGACATAATCCCAGAAGTGGAGCTATACAAGTGTGAACCATGGGAATTAGCAG AGAAGTCATTCTTGCCTAGTAGGGATCCAGAGTGGTATTTTTTTGGGCCACGAGATCGAAAGtacccaaatggttttcgcaccAATCGTGCAACACGAGCAGGGTACTGGAAGTCGACAGGGAAAGACCGGAGAGTTTGCCATCAGAATCGAGCCATTGGTATGAAGAAGACATTGGTATATTATAAAGGACGAGCTCCACAGGGTATCAGAACAGACTGGGTGATGCATGAGTACCGTCTCGATGACAAGGAATGTGAGGATACCATGGGAATTCAG gACTCATATGCATTGTGTCGAGTTTTCAAGAAAAATGTGGTTTGCACAGAAGTGG GAGCAGGGCAATGTAGCTTGGCATTGGTGGAGGGCTCCCAAGGAGCACTTGCTGAGTATGAGACCATGTCACCTGATGTGCCTGTGGGATCATCATGTTGCTTAGATGAGGATGAAAAAGATGATACATGGATGCAGTTCATTGCTGATGATGCATGGTGCATTAATGTGTCAAGCAATGAGGGTGGTCAAGACCCATCGTGTGTGGCTATTGCTAATTTATAG